DNA sequence from the Coffea arabica cultivar ET-39 chromosome 11c, Coffea Arabica ET-39 HiFi, whole genome shotgun sequence genome:
GTCTTCTAATATTAGGGTTAAAACTGTGGCTTCTGTGGTTGCTAAGTGAAGTTTCGAATCTCATATTTTCTCATCATCTCGACTTTAAGTGACTAGACTCTTGAAGTATTACATCATCACAAGACTTAAAAGTGTCCAAGAGGACGAACCAAGGTTGAAGTGAAACGATTGTGATCAAGTAGTgagtgtttcttgcatgtttgtgCTTTAAATGACTAAGTGGAATGTTGTGTATGTTTGTTTGagtgttaaatgctttccaatgattgttaaataGATTTTcaatgggcgagtgtgtactttatcgcacttgacctaagtGAAAGTGGGTTTTCAATGATCAACTGATTGAACATTACTTGTGCATAAATGTAAAACATCTGGCACTGTACTGTACCGCATTGGTTGAATTGGGCTCTTGCCCTTCGTCGCTAGCCtattcgagccagaagcggattcaaTCGAGTAGGTTGATGACCTTGGGCCACTattttggtatactcaagtataaCCATGAAATCTGGTGGAGTACTGGCTAGTGAATGAAATGactgattgaatgaaatgatcactgttggagttttattttcaaatgtttTCACATGTCAGAGATATAAGGGAGAAATGGTCGGAGACTGAAGGACTACATGAATGAATGACTCCAAGTAAGCACGTATTCTTCTACTGAATGTgctattgttatttgaatgcttcaaatgttttccttggttgGTTGTTGCTAAATGTAATATGTCCGTGATTTATTGCTTGAATGCTTGTTTGGAAACCTTACTGGACTTTTAGCTTAttcttttagtttgttttctttacaaAAGTGGATGTTCGGAGCAAATAAGCGTGAATTAGGGTGTATAAccctcttgtacttgtactttggtagatagaatatattttggatatttgatgttgtatcttacatttcatttttggtttgtaattaAACTTGAATCATTGGTTGAATTATAAaacttaaatgttattttggagGCCTGAATGGTTATTTTGATAATTAATTGAAGTGAATGTAGTGAGTCttgacgagagttggacaggcgatCTTCCAAATCCTTGGGTACACCCTAGGGTAAAAGAGATGCGAGAAACTGGAAGCATAAAGATACTGCATGCAAATACAGGAGTAGAGTGAGGAAGTAAATATTGTCTACAAATACAAATTTGGCTATGCTGTAATGACAATGAGCCACCCACTTCAGGGGTTAGGAGCCTTCCCAATTACTACGATGAGACTCTTCAATCAGTGGAGACAATGACAGACACAAAGGGGGTGGTCAGGGCAGCCATCTCCAAATTTTCCAGAATGCTATATAGAGCATTAGATTTAAGTTTTATTTTAAGATTAGTTAACATGTCTACCTCCTTTAATTTCTCTTTGAAAACATGTTTTGTAATACCTCACTCTAgtttccttatatatatatatatatatatatatatatatatatatatatatatatatatatattaaatttcaTTATAACTTTAATGTATTTAGTATATCCTTACATTAGTTAAGGTAAGGAAACAAATAAttgataaataaaaggaaattcaaCCATGTTTAGAATTATATTTATATGTAATCAACTTGATGCATTAGTCAAAACCCAATACCCAATGATTCAATCAAGTCAAAAACTAACATCCAAAGGAACAAGCAAGTATTGATCTTTCCTTCAAGAAAAGTCTAATTTTTTCTCCTTTACAATCCTATTAAATTTTGATTCACAATCATTAATTTATGacttagaattttttttatgattattaaTTTGTCAGCTATTCTTATCTTAAATTTGTATCTTTGAATTTTTGTGTTAATTTGTATAGGGTTAATGTCTATTCATTGAATTTAGTTAATATTTATGTGATTTTGGTTCATGAGTTAATTTTCGTGTTTTACTTTATGCTTTTGTCTCTTATTATTAAAAACATTTAGTTGTTAGTTATCATTTATTAAACTTTGGTTTTAAGACTTTGACTTCAAGTTAgaattcatcaatttttttgataattttttattaCTCATTGTTTGATCATTTGCTTCCTTTAAACCAAAATTCTGCGTGCGTCCCTGAGTGGAGTCATGACTTATTGCTAGTGGAAATTGAATTATAAACTTAATATGATGTTATTAATATACAAAGTAGAAACTTTATTTAAGATTACGTTTTTTTTATTACGAGTATTCTTTTGCATTTaaattttaagtcattttagtgGTAACTAAGTTTGTGTCATAATAGCAAAACAATACTCGTAATAAAAAAACCTGTGGGTAATTAAGATTAAAAACTATCCATTTACAACTATATTCACCAATCATATCCCTCATCTTCAATTATTGTATGTGTTAAAATTATCTCCAATTATTATATAATTAAATGCGATAATTAAAGTTAACTATATTTTATATACGTATTGGTTTAGAAGAAAATTATGATTAATAAGAACACAAAATGTCATAAACAATcaatggaaaaataaaatgttaaATTGATGATTAAATTCACTACATTATATCATATTAATTAAGAAAACTCCCAAAAAAATTATcgataattataaaaaattacaaCATAAAAGGTTTACAACTACtgaaattgataaaaatttgtTGTATCCAAATGATAGGAtgttaattgttggttattttattattaatttcccctttgtccttgtcaaatattgttttaattaataatatttacttatatttggtatttagAATCAATTTTAGGGAGTGGAacagaaaactacaaaaaaaaagagggactTTCTGAAAACTTCAAACAAGCCACAAACCTGGTCCGCACGGTGATAcggaggattgcatttcttttggCTGATTGGGAGTGTCTTGAGTACTTAAGAGTCCTAAGAGCAATGAaagacggaaaaaaaaaaaggaggaaacatCAAGAGGTCTTGCCTTTTGTACTTTGATTTTGAAATTGCGGCGGGGACCACGGGAAAGCATTGAGTCATTGGCTTTTGGCTTTTAAGGGAGAGTCATACAGAGGCCAGAGACATCTTTTTAGAGTTccttttagcatagtttttagttttctttctttccttgtgaGGTGCACGCCGACTGTTTGATATATTTTCCAACAGGAAAAATatcttttactctttttttttctagtgaAAAACGTGATGCCTttgcaatcaattaatttgcgTAGAAATTTATTTATGCGCCGTGGTTAAACTTTTCATCTAGTCGAAGGCCAACTTGAAGGCGCGGttccaaatatctgtgagatcgaattaattttatttatttctttcatTCATTGATATTTGTACGTTTCTTGATTTAATTGCCtatgcttgttatgttatttgaatgtcaagggctcgatatttgaattaacctaatgatctaatgccaaattaattgattggatccgtaattgtttaattgattATACCAGTGGCGAttagcgtgattggtttcatgttagggaaatgtatgatctaatttaaacaaaccctcgtagcgtgtttgttagttagggttgggcttttctaattattaatgcaatctaataattaaatcctacggttgTACCTAAAGTTGTTTcttgattagagaaatagttaacggtcgtaccttaactatcgagaaattaaggaaaggctagttgttcatcgcgtgtatgacaactataaccaatctagtaatgagtaattgaattatctttgcatcgatgatcagttgaatggaccgtgtctgaaaagttgcattttttgctagagtcgtattggttattgattaattcttgtttattcctattagttgtttcattagttagttaattagttattttataatTTCCAAAAATCCCCCATGCgttgaactctagaagaaacgaattatccccagtccctatggattcgaccctgctcaccgctatatacaaaatttgtatttttcttgagtaggtaattattattgcacagattCGACACCCTGTCACCAAATCAGAATGTTTTAGTatatattttgctcaagttttGTTGCATGCACTGGTCTGAGATAGCATAGAGAATTTCCCTTGTTTACTATAGCAAtccaaataaaatatgcaaCAACTTAATTTAGATACGATAATATTCTATTTTAAGAGTTTTCGTAATTGTAATATGCACGATAAAGTTttaattgttttgtatataataaACATTTTGTACAACTCGCaattgtttaattttgtttattataTGGCTTCTTTGTCAACATTATACCAACAATTTAGTTTAAATATGATAATATTCCATTTTCGAAGTTTTTATAAATGTAGAATGCATAATAAACTTCTAATTACTTTGTATACAATAAATGCATTGTACAATTACCAATTGCTTAATTTTATTCATCATATAGTTTCTCAGTTTATATTCATAACAACAATCAAAGTTTTTCacagaaatttaatttattaaagGTTTTATATCTTGAAAAGATGTATTCACGTGCAAAACACGTGACCTATTACTAGTATTAATAAAGTTGCAGAGCAACAACAAATTTTATTTAACTAACTACTTCCAAAATAGTTAGCCACCAAGAGagattaaatgctttatttgggTGTAGGTCAAGGGATCAAATCTTTGGTTTACATTCTAATATTCGGACTTTCCTGAAAATATTTTGCAAGCGCATGCAAGGTCTGGACCAGTGGTGATTCACTAGgtttcttttgatttcttcAGGTCCCCCTCTTCTAATGTAGAGTATTCTAGTTGTTTCTCTTGTTCTCTTTAGATCCCTCCTCTTCTAGCGTGGAGTATTCTAGTTGTAACATAGAATTTATCGTGtcaaaaaaagtaaatttttttttttacatcaaACGCAATCACCATTGAACAAAAGCAAAATGTACGGTAAACTCATAGAGGTCCCACATCGGCTGTCCCGGGTTCATTCGGTGGCCCTCGTGACAGGCCCCTCATCGACCACTCTGGCTCTCCCTACCTCACCCTGATAGCCCAATCGCCATGGCGCACCTGGTCTCTAGTCACTAATTTCAGTCAGCCAGTAACGTGAACCACATCGGTCTTGGGGGGATTGGGGTTTGGGTAGTTAAGTCCCTGGGACATGCTCAAGAGTTGCTGGCTTTTGAGTATTgttctgggattaggtttaattGTTCAAGTTCTCGTTTCCGTAAGAAGTAACGTGAACCAAATTCTACTTGGCCTGACAGAGACATTAACCCGTCCATTGATGTTGGGTGCCAAAGGCATATACCTTGAGAGGGGGAGATGCTTGAACAGAGGACTTGCGTTTACTAGGAGTGATTATATTTCAAGATCTCTCAGCAGAACCTTTCAATTTAGCAGCTAAAATTAGAGCAAACGTTGATGAGTATTCATGTATTGTGTTACCATTCTATCTCATATCCATTTGACTTGCAACTAGATGGGCAAAAAAATATCATGGAACATTGCTGCTGTAtagtatttttgtttgaaaggaCTATTTCTACACTCGTGGGGTTACACATGAATACCAATGCAATCACTAGTTTAGAGAGTCATCACTGCAAAGTGCGAAGCACAAATAGGAGAAACTTGTTaaaggaagaaattgaaatagGAAATAAAAGCAGAAAATAATAGTTAGTCCTGCGAAGAAAAGAATACAAGAGGGGACAGGTCAGAGACCGAGGCTTAGCTAAGAAAAATTCCGGGTTGATTGAAGGAAATCACATATGAAATATGCTAATGTAGCAATAAGTTGTTCTAATCATCCTTAATCAACTTGACTAAGTTGTTGAAATTCTTGCCAGAACATCCATCTTCTTTAAGGCTATTCATAACCTTTGCTTTTAAATCCAAGGACCTCTCCCTGTAGCCTTTAACAGTGACTAGCTGCTCAATTTTGTTCTTAACTTCTCCTTGTGCAATGATtccattttcatctttttccaATCCTAATCCAACCTTCCAAACATCACATACGTAGCTTCTGTTAGTGAACTGGTCAGTAAAGTAAGGCCAGCATAGGAAAGGGACTCCATTGCTTACACCTTCCATTGTAGAATTCCAGCCACAGTGGCTGAGGAAGCAGGCAACTGAAGGATGGCTCAGGACCTGTTGTTGAGGTGCCCAACTGGCTAATTTTCCTCGTCCTTGTATTCGATCTCTGAAACCTTTTGGATATGCATTATCTTTTCCTGCAGTTAAATTGTGCCTCACAACCCAAAGGAATGGCATATTCGTGCGTTCAAGTCCCAGAGCCAGTTCTTGGAACTGTGTGTGGTCAAAAACTGTGGTGCTCCCAAATGCAACATAAATGACTGATTGGACTGGCTGTTTATCAAGCCACGCCAAGCAATCCGAGTCTGCAGGCCAGTAGGAACCAACTGATTTTCCAAGCCGGTTGCTAGCTAGAAGAGGGCCAATAGGTAACATTTCTGGGAACGAGTTGAAGACTGATGTCTCTAACTCATTACTTGAGTTGCAGATAATCCAATCAGCCAATTTTAGTGTTCtgttattttttaatataaCATCAAAAAGAATTCCCTGTGTGGTCGGATCACCAATACAGGCCCAAACAAGGTGTGCAGAGTCCACGGCTAATATGGTGGATGATAACTGGACCATCTGCTTCTTCAAGACACTTCCTGCCACAAAATTTGCCTTAACAAAGGTCAAATTTGATAATCATTGTTCTGgcaaagcatttttttttcctttgctgcaAAAATTTCGTTGCACTGATAAAAATTTAATTCACTTGGACATGCTTTTCAACTTTCAACCTATTTTGCCACAACCAAATTTCACCACCCTGTTTCCTATGAGTTTGATACTTTGCTTGCATTATGATTTTAACTTCATAGGTTCCAATTCTAAATTAACTTTGTATTGTTTTACTGTTTTATGACTACAAAGAAGTAAGTGCTTATACGAAAATGATGAAACTGTAGAAGTATTATGCTGAGATGAGTCTTACCAGAGCTGTCTATGATTCCATCGTCTATGAGCTTTGGAATATTGAGTTTCAGAGCGATTTGAGCTGCTGCTGCGGGCCAGAAGGCTACTGTCctaactttcattttcttcgcGACCTCCAGTGCCCAACCCACGTTCTCATCAGCAATAAGGCATGTGATTTTGTCACTTTCAGATTgatttatcttctcaattagaGCCTCCAGCTTTGCCGGCATAACAC
Encoded proteins:
- the LOC113719715 gene encoding UDP-glycosyltransferase 83A1-like — its product is MGSPHVLAIPYPAQGHVLPLMELALCLVKHGIKVTFVNTEFDHKRVIESLSGEENVPDMMHLVSVPDGLESWEDRNDAGKLMKAIFRVMPAKLEALIEKINQSESDKITCLIADENVGWALEVAKKMKVRTVAFWPAAAAQIALKLNIPKLIDDGIIDSSGSVLKKQMVQLSSTILAVDSAHLVWACIGDPTTQGILFDVILKNNRTLKLADWIICNSSNELETSVFNSFPEMLPIGPLLASNRLGKSVGSYWPADSDCLAWLDKQPVQSVIYVAFGSTTVFDHTQFQELALGLERTNMPFLWVVRHNLTAGKDNAYPKGFRDRIQGRGKLASWAPQQQVLSHPSVACFLSHCGWNSTMEGVSNGVPFLCWPYFTDQFTNRSYVCDVWKVGLGLEKDENGIIAQGEVKNKIEQLVTVKGYRERSLDLKAKVMNSLKEDGCSGKNFNNLVKLIKDD